GGCGTACAACAACCCCATCGACACCAAGGTCGACCTCGTACCGGAACTCCTCGCCAAGCTGCACGGCGAGGGCCACATCCATGCCGTCAAGGAGTTCTCCGGCGACGTCCGCCGCGCCTATCAGCTCGCCGAACTCGCCCCGGAACTGGACCTGTTGATCGGCGCCGACGACGTTCTGCTGGAGCTTGCGCTCGCGAGCGCCAAGGGCTGGGTGGCCGGCTACCCGAACGCGCTGCCCGTCGCGACCGTCGAGCTGTACCGGGCGGCCGTGGGCGGCGACCTCGCCACCGCCAAGAGGCTCTACGAGCAACTGCACCCGCTGCTGCGCTGGGACTCCAAGGTCGAGTTCGTGCAGGCGATCAAGCTGTCCATGGACATCGTCGGCCGGCACGGCGGCCCGGTTCGCCCGCCGCGCGTCCCGCTGCTGTCCGAGCAGGAGGCGGCCGTACGCGCCGCGACCGAGAAGGCCGTAGCCGCAGGGCTCGCGTGAAGGAGTCTGGACCATGCGCAGCAAACTCGTCCTGCACGCCGTCGACTCGCACACCGAGGGCATGCCGACCCGCGTGATCACCGGCGGGATCGGCACCATCCCCGGCGACACGATGAACGAGCGGCGGTTGTACTTCCGTGAACACCGGGACGACATCAAGCAGTTGCTGATGAATGAGCCGCGGGGCCACTCCGCGATGAGCGGCGCGATCCTCCAGCCGCCCACCCGCCCCGACTGCGACTGGGGCGTCGTCTACATCGAGGTCTCCGGCTATCTCCCGATGTGCGGGCACGGCACGATCGGCGTGGCGACCGTGCTCGTCGAGACCGGCATGGTCGAGGTCGTCGAACCGGTCACCACGATTCGGCTCGACACCCCGGCGGGCCTGGTCGTCGCCGAGGTGGCGGTGGAGGACGGCGCGGCGAAGGCGGTCACCCTCCAGAACGTGCCGTCCTTCTCCGTCGCCCTCGACCGCAAGATCGCGCTCGCCGACGGGCGGACGGTGACTTATGACATGGCATACGGCGGCAACTTCTACGCCATCCTGCCGCTGGACGAGTTCGGCCTGCCCTTCGACCGCTCCCGCAAGGACGACATCCTCAAAGCGGCCCTGTCCCTGATGGAGGCGATCAACGCCGAGGACGAGCCTGTCCACCCCGAGGACCCGTCGATCCACGGCTGCCACCACGTCCACCTGTACGCCCCCGGCTCCACCGTCCGCCACTCCCGGCACGCGATGGCCATCCACCCCGGCTGGTTCGACCGCTCGCCCTGCGGCACGGGCACCAGCGCGCGCATGGCGCAGTTGCACGCGCGCGGCGAACTCCCCCTGAACACCGAGTTCGTGAACGAGTCCTTCATCGGCACCCGGTTCACCGGCCGGCTGCTCGCCACCACCGAGGTCGCCGACCGCCCCGCCGTCCTGCCCAGCTTCACCGGCCGCGCCTGGATCACCGGGACGGCGCAGTATCTGCTCGACCCCGCTGACCCGTTCCCGGCGGGGTTCGTGCTGTGAGCCTGCGGCCCGCGTCCGGGGATATTGTCGTGTGACGCGTGACATTGCACCGTCGCACAGCCAGTTGCACCGCCTAGGAGAGTCCCATGCCCGCCCAGCGCACCAGCGCCCCGACCGCCGCTGCTCCCGCCCTGCCCACGGTGGGCGGCAAGAAGAGCAGCTACCGTGAGCGGGTCGCCGACGCCCTGCGGGCCGCGCTGATCGCCGGTGAACTGCGCCCCGGCGAGCTGTACTCCGCGCCCACGCTCGCCGCTCGCTTCGGCGTATCGGCGACCCCGGTCCGCGAGGCCATGCTGGATCTCGCCAAGGAAGGCCTGGTCGACACCGTCCCCAACAAGGGTTTCCGGGTCACCGAGGTGTCCGAGGAACAACTCGACGAGTACACGCACATCCGCGCCCTCATCGAGATTCCCACCGTCGTGGATCTGGCCAGGACCGCCGACTCGGTCTCGCTGGAGGCGCTGCGCCCGGCCGCAAGAGAGATCGTCGCCGCCGCTGCCGCCGGGGATCTCATCGCCTATGTCGAGGCCGACACCGCCTTCCATCTGGGTCTGCTCGCCATCGTCGGCAACGCGCACCTGGTCGAGGTCGTCGGCGACCTGCGCAAGCGCTCCCGTCTGTACGGGCTCACCGCACTGCTCGAGGGGGGCCGGCTGATGGCCTCCGCCGAAGAGCACCTCGAACTCCTCGATGCCCTGCTCGCCCGGGACGAAGACGCCGTGCGCGAGGTCATGACCCGTCACCTCGGCCATGTCCGCGGCCTGTGGGCGGCTCACGAATAACCATCCCACCTTCTGGACGCAAGCCGTGTGCCGTCAGGTGATGCTCTTCCCCGGGCCGGGTAGCGTCTCCCCGCGCTTCGCCGCCTGGATCTGCTCGTACACATGGGTCCGCAGCTCGGCGAAGCGCGGGGCCACCCGGGTGTGCAGCTGGTCGCGGTCGTCGGGCAGGTCGACCTTGAGCTGTTCCTGGATGACGGTGGGGGAGGAGGACAGGACGATCACCCGCTCGCCCAGGTACACGGCCTCGTCGATGTCATGGGTGACGAACAGGATCGTGATGCCGCGCTCCCGCCACAGCCCTCGTACGAGGTCTTCCAGGTCGGCGCGCGTCTGCGCGTCGACCGCCGCGAACGGCTCGTCCATCAGCAGTACCCGTGGCTCGTACGCGAGCGCGCGGGCGATGGCGACCCGCTGCTGCATACCGCCCGACAGCTGCCAGGGATAGGCGCCTGCCGCGTCCGCGAGCCCGACCGATTGCAGCGCGTCGGCCACCAGCTCTCTGCGCCGTGCTTTGCTCAAGTCCTTCTGCTTCAGGGGGAGTTCGACGTTCTCGCCGACCCGCATCCAGGGGAACAGACTCCGCCCGTACTCCTGGAACACGAAAGCCATCCCGGGCGGCGGCCCGGTCACCTTCCGTCCCTCCAGCAGCACTTCACCGGCCGTGGGCGCGAGCAGTCCGCCCATGCACTTCAGCAGGGTCGTCTTGCCGCAGCCCGACGGGCCGACGAGACAGACGAGTTCTCCGGCGTCGACGGTGAAGGTGAGGTCGCGGACCGCCTCGACCCGGCGCCCCGACCCCTCGTAGACCTTCTTCAGGCCGGATACGGCAAGAAGCGCGTGCATGGACCGCCCTTTCGCGAGGTTCACGGCGACCGCCTGGTCGAGGCGCGCAGGCCGTGGTACCAGCCGAGCACTCGGCGCTCGACCAGCTGGAAGACGACGGAGAGGAGGAAGCCGAGCAGACCGAGCAGGAGGATGCCGGTCCACATGTCGGGGATGGCGAAGCCGCGCTGGAACTGGACGATGGTGAAGCCGAGGCCGTTGCTGGCCGCGAACATCTCGCTGATGACCATGAGGATGATGCCGATGGACAGCGCCTGACGCAGCCCCGCGAAGATCTGCGGGCTCGCCGAGCGCAGCACGATGTTCCGCAGCCGTGCGCTGCCGGTAATGCCGTACGAGCGCGCCGTCTCGGCCATCACGGGGTCGACCGCGCGTACGCCTTCGACGGTGTTGAGCAGGATCGGCCAGACGCAGCCGCTGGCGATCACGGTGACCTTCATGGTGTCGCCGATGCCCGCGAACAGCATGATGACCGGCACGAGGACCGGGGGTGGCACCGCCCGCAGGAACTCCAGGACCGGTTCGCAGACCGCGCGCACGCGTCGGTAGGAGCCGATGACCGTGCCGAGTGCCACGCCGACGACCGCCGCGAGCGCGTAACCGCCGGTCAGCCGCAGCACGCTGGGCAGGACGTCGTCCTGGAGCCGGTCGGCGGTCCATACGTCGGGGAAGGTCTTGAGGATCGTCCGCAGCGGCGGCCAGTACACGTCCGTACTGCCGTCGGACGCGACCCACCAGCCCGCCACCAGCAGTGCGGGCAGCGCGAGCACGAAGGAGCCCCGCAGCAGCAGCCGGCTCACACCGCCACCTCCCCGCGCACCGACTGGTGCCAGGCCAGCGCCCGCCGCTCCACCGACCGCGCGCCCACGTTGATCAGCAGCCCCAGCAGGCCGGTGACCACGATCAGCGCGTACATGTCGGGCACGGCCTGCGAGGTCTGCGCCACAGCGATCCGCGCGCCCAACCCCGGTGCGCCGATGACGAGTTCGGCCGTCACCGCGAGGATCAGCGCGACGGCCGCGGCCAGGCGCACGCCGGTCATGACGTACGGCAGCGCGGTCGGCCAGAGCACATGCCGGATCCGCGCCCAGGTGCCCAGGCCGTACGACCGTGCCGTCTCGTCGGCGACCGGGTCCAGGTCCTGGACGCCGTACAGGGTCTGGATCAGCACCTGCCAGAAGGAGGCGTACACGACCAGGAGCAGGACCGAGCGGAGTTCGGTGCCGTAGAGGAGGACCGCCAGGGGGATCAGGGCGACCGAGGGGATCGGGCGCAGGAACTCGATCGTGGAGGCCGTCGCCTCCCGCAGATGGGGGACCACGGAGATGACCACGCCGACCACGATCCCCGCACAGGCCGCGATCGCCAGGCCCAGCGCCCAGCCGGTGAGGGTGTCCCCGAGCGCCGACCAGAAGGCGCCGTCGGTGAGTTCGCCACCGAGCGCGTCGGCGATCCGGCTGGTCGGCGGGAAGTAGTCGTCCTTGACCAGACCGAGCCGCGGCACCACCTCACCCAGGGCGAGGAAGGCCGCGAGCCCGGCCGCACCGAGTGCGGCGTTCACGCCCCTCACGGCAGCAGCGCGTCCAGGTCCGGCGTCTTCTTGAAGAGGCCGTCCTCCTCGCCCAGCTTCATCAGGGCTTCGATGGAGGCGCGGTTGGCCTCGGCCGGCCACTTGGGCAGGGTCACCCGCTCCAGGACGTCCGCCGGGATCTTCGTGTACGTCGTCATGATCGCTCGGGCCTCGTCGGGGTGGGAGTCGGCGTAGGCCAGGGACTGGGCGGTGGCCTCCCGGAACCTCTTCACCACGTCCGGGTTCTGCTGCTCGTACTGCTGCGAGGTGAAGTACATGGCGACGGTGAGGTCCGGGGCGATGTCGACCAGGGGAGAGGCGATCTCCACGCCGCCCTGGCTCCTGATCGTGGCGGTCGCCGGCTCGACCACGCAGGCGGCGTCGATCTGTCCCTTGTCGAGCGCCGCGGGCATCTGGTCGAAGGCGAGCTCGACGAGCTGCACCTTGTCGGGGTCGCCGCCCGCCGCGCGTACCGACTGACGCACCACGGTCTCGTTGATGTTCTTCAGGGTGTTGATGGCGACCTTCTTGCCCTCCAACTGCTTCGGCGACGTGATCGAGCTGCCCTTCTTCACCATCAGGCCGTTGAAGTCCTTGCCCTTCACACCGGTCGAGGCGATGCCGTTCACCACGGCCTTGATGGGCACGTTGTTGGACTGGGCGACCATCAGCGAGGTCACATTCGAGAAGCCGAACTGGAACTGGCCACTGACCACACCCGGCACGATCGCGGCGCCGCCCTGCGCGGGCGTCAGCTCCAGTTTCAGGCCGCGTTCACTGAAGAACCCCTTCTTCTGGCCCAGATAGAGGGGCGCGACATCGACAATCGGGATGATCCCCACCTTGACCGTGGTGGTGCCGCCGGACGAGGCGTTCGGGTCCGACGCGCCACCGTCGTCGGACGAGCCGCACGCCGTCGCGGCGGCCAGAACGGATAGGGCCGTGAGGCCGATGAACAGACGACGACGCATGACTCCCCCTGTGGGACCGGTCCTGGTGCTCCGAGAGGTTGTGCGCAGACTGCACGGGTGTGCTGTGTGGGAACGTAAGGCCCGGCCCCGGGCAGGGTCAATGTCCGTGTCATCACAGGTCGTTGACAGGGGGAGATGCGCGCTCTTAGCGTGCGCACAGCGCACGTTCATGCGTCCGCCCGGAGGCTACGATGCCCGCTGCACCCCGCGCACCGCACTTCGTCCGGTCCTTCGAGCGGGGTCTCGCCGTCATCCGCGCCTTCGACGCCGAGCACCCGGCTCTCACGCTCAGCGATGTCGCCCGCGCCTGCGGACTGACCCGCGCGGCTGCCCGCCGCTTCCTGCTCACGCTCGCCGACCTGGGCTACGTCCAGACCGACGGCCGGCGCTTCCGCCTCACCCCGCGCGTGCTGGAACTCGGCTACTCCTACCTCTCCAGCTTCACCCTGCCGCAGATCGCCGAACCGCATCTGGAGCAACTCGTCGCGCAGGTACGGGAGTCGTCCTCGCTGTGCGTCCTCGACGGCGACGACGTCGTGTACGTCGCGAGGGTCCCCACCAGCCGCATCATGACCGCGTCCATCACGGTCGGCACCCGCTTCCCGGCGCACGTCACCTCCGTGGGCCGGGTCATCCTCGCCCATCTGCCGGACGAGGAGATCGAGATCCGCCTCGCCCGCGCCGATCTGCGCCCCCTCACCGCCCGCACCGTCGTCACGGCGGACGCCCTGCGCGCCGAACTGCGCCGGGTACGGCGTCAGGGGCACGCCCTCGTCGACCAGGAACTGGAGGAGGGGCTGCGATCGGTCGCCGCCCCGGTGCGTGACCGGGACGGCGAGGTGGTGGCCGGCGTGAACATAGCCGTGCACGCCGGCCGCAACTCCGTCGAGTCCGTACGCCGCGATCTGCTGCCCCATCTGCTCGCGACGGTCGCCCGGATCGAGGCGGACGTACGGATCACAGGTCCAGCACGAGCCGCTTCCCCCGGCACCGGGACACACAGATGAGCATGGTCTCCCCGGCCTCGCGCTCCTCCTCCGTGAGGACCGAGTCACGGTGGTCCGGGGTGCCCTCGATGACGTCGGTCTCGCAGGTGCCGCAGGTGCCCTCGGTGCAGGAGAAGAGCACCTCGACACCCGCGGCACGCACGGTGTCGAGCACGGAGACGTCCGGCGGGACGGTGAGGGTGCGCCCGCTCTGCTGCAGGACGACCTCGAACTCCTCGTCGTCTCCGGTCTGTTGCTGCTCCTTCGGGCTGAACCGCTCGACGTGCAGCACTCCGGCCGGGCAGCGCTCCTCCACCGCGTCCAGCAGCGGCCCGGGACCGCAGCAGTAGACGAGGGTGCCCTCGGGGAGGTCGTCGAGGACCGGGGCGAGGTCGAGCAGGCCGGCCTCGTCCTGCGGAGCGACGGTGACGCGGTCGCCGTACCGCCGCAACTCCCCGGTGAACGCCATGGACCGGCGGCTCCGTCCGCCGTAGAGCAGCGTCCACTCGGCGCCCGCCGCTTCCGCCGCCGCCAGCATCGGAAGGATCGGCGTGATGCCGATGCCGCCCGCGATGAAGCGGTAGCGGGGTGCCGGGGCCAGCGCGAAGTGGTTGCGGGGCCCGCGCACCCGCACCTTGTCGCCCGGCCCCAACTGCCCGTGCACGTGCGCAGATCCGCCCCGCCCGTCCGGCTCCCGCAGCACCGCGATCCGCCACACCGAGCGGTCCGCCGGATCCCCGCACAGCGAGTACTGCCGCTCCAGCTCCGGACCCAGTACGACGTCGATGTGCGCCCCCGGCTCCCAGGCCGGGAGCTCCTCGCCCAGGGGATGGCGCAGGGTGAGGGCGAGCACGCCGTCGGCCGCGGCCTCCCGGCGGTCGACGACGAGTTCGGCTTCGTACACGGTCATGAGTCGCTTCCTCGCGGCTGGTGTCCTTCGGGGTGGTGTCCTTCGGGGTGGTGTCCTTCGGGGTGGCCCAGCATCCACTCCCACATCTCGATCGGATCCTGGGCGGTGTGCTCGGCGCCGCAGTGACAGGTGCCGTGCAGGATGTCGGTGCCCGGCAGCCAGTCGATGCGGTAGATCTCGCCCGTGGGGCTCGTCACTGGACCTTCTCCATCGGCTTGTCGCCCTCCTCCACCAGCCGGGCGAGGATACGCCGGGCTGCCAGGCCGCCGGTGTCGATGTTGATGCTCAGCTCCTGGTACCCCGTCCGCTCGGTCCCGAGCGTCTTCTGGAGCAGGTTGAGGGCGTCGACGTCCTGCATGACGACGGTGTGGTTGTTGCCGCGCAGGAACTCGGTGACCTCGTCGTCGTCCGTCGCCCAGTCCCGGGAGACCATCCAGAAGTCGTACACCTTGCCGTCCGAGGACGGCGTGATGGCGTACGTGATCTCGGTGTGGAAGCCGTTCGGATCGCTGCCGTCGGCCTCCGGCACCACGCCGACCGGGGCGATCCGGCTGTGCAACAGATAGAGGCAGGGGGCGTGGTACTCGATGTCCTGCCAGCGGGTGATGCGGCCCTCGATGCCGGTGGACTTGGCGTAGAACGGCGGGCACTCGGCGTCGTCCATGTGCCGGCTGACCCGCACGATCCCCGCGCCCTCGTCGACCTCGGTGGTGATCGGCGTCTCGGCGACCTCGGGGGTGCCGATGTAGCCGCCGTGCAGATACGTCTCGTGGGAGAGGTCGAGGAGGTTGTCGACGAGCAGTCCGTAGTCGGCGTCGATGGGCTCCATGCCGCGGACGGTGGTCCAGCCGGGGGCGTCGAGGTGCCGGGCGCGCGGGATGGTCTGCGGGTCCGCGAGCGCCGGGTCGCCGATCCACACCCAGATCAACGAATCCTGCTCGACCACCGGGTAGGAGGCGACGCGGGCCGTGCGCGGGATGCGTTTCTGCCCGGGCACGTACACGCAAGCGCCCGTCGTGTCGTACGTGAAGCCGTGGTAGCCGCAGACGATCCGGTCGCCGTCGAGACCGCTCTCCGACAGCGGGTACCGGCGGTGCACACACCGGTCGTGCAGCGCGACGGGCGTTCCGTCGCCCTCGGTGCGGTAGAAGACGAGCGGCTCACCGAGGACGGTCCGGCCGAGCAGCTCACGCCCGACCTCGTGGCTGTAGGCGGCGACGTACCACTGGTTCCTGGCGAAAGTCGTCATGTGCGGCATTGGCTTCGGCTCCCGTCGTTGGGTGATGGCGACATCGTCCGGAAGGGTGTCACGGCGCCGCAATACCTCTTCCGCCTCACGGAAGGCTCTGGGGAAACTTCCTGTTCAGGACGGGTGCTCGTTTGTGGGAGTGAAATCAGGAGTGCGCTGAGCCGGCGATCTCGCTGAGCGTTTCCGCCGATGGTTTGTGTCAGCCTGGCATTCCCGCTTTGCGATATATAACGGCTTTGAGCATTTTGTATCGATCGTTGCGCCGCAAACTGTCTGCACAGGAGCAGAAATTGCATCGTCGCAGATCAATCATGTTCGTCGGCTCGGGAGAGGGCTTCGGGGGCGAATCCGGGTCGAATCTGCCCTCCTTTCGACTCTCCAGTGTGTTGTCGCAGGTCGGACAGGCAGCGCGAAGGCTTGGGGACAGGGATCGCGAGGAGGCTGCTGGATTGACGGACGCGGGGACGCGGCCGTCGACCGGCTGTTCGTCTCCCGGTGGCACCCGTGAGACGCCAGCTCTCGCTTGCGGAAACGGGACTGCTGTCGGATGGTGACTCGGCCCACGAGTGGCCCGGTTAGGTTTCGGGTGGCGCGGCCAGGACGGGTCCTGGTCCGGCTGCGTCCCCAGTCCTATGTCGGGGTTGGGCAGCGAGCGGGGAGTGAATTCGGGTCGAGCAGAGCAGCGGACTCATAATCCGTCGGCCGTGGGTTCGAGTCCCACTCGCCCCACCGGGCAGGCATCTGACCTGCGGAAACGTCTCATCGAGGGTGCGGATTCAGTCTGTTGGGTCAACGGACTGAATCCGCTGCTCGTGACTTCAACGGCGTTGCCGTCAAAGGTAGTTCGAACTGTTCTGACCTGCACGGATGTCGTAGCTCATAGCCAGGAGAGGTCGCCGCATGTGGTCTCTGTGAGTGGCTGGGCGCTTGATTCGGGACGCTGGCAGGACGCAGGGAAATCGGAAGTGGCTGCCGCGGCACTGTCCTGCCCGAGACTGCTGTGGTTGGTGGCCGGGTGGCGGACGATGATCAGGGTGCTGGACGCCCCTTAGATGTGTACTGACCCGGGAGGTTGATCAAGCGGGCGATGGGCGGCTTGTTCCCGATGGCGGTGTGTGGCCGGTGGTGGTCATAGGTGTGGAGCCAGGCGGAGAGGGCGGCCCTGCGTTCGGCTTCTGAGACGTAGCAGCGGGCGTATCCCCAACCGTCAGCGAGGGTGCGGTGGAATCTCTCGATCTTCCCGTTGGTCTGCGGGCGGCGGGGTCGCGTGCGTGAGTGCTTGATCCGAAGTTCGGTGCAGGCGTCGCGCCAGAGGTGTGACACGGGCGGCGCCATTGTCGGAGAGCACCCGCTCGACGGTGACGTCACGGTCGGCGAACCAGGTCACGGCTCGGCAAAGGCGACACGAGAGTGGTCGTCGATGACGGTGTGAACGAATGCGTAGCCCATCTTCGGGTCGTGGTGCTGATTCTTCGGCTTCCCTTCCGTCCGCGCGCGGTTGCGTGTGCCTTGCGCGCGACCGACGAATCGCCATCCGCCTCCGTCGGGAATGTTGCCGAGCTTCTTGACGTCGACGTGGATCATCGACCCCGAGTGAGGGTGTTCGTAGCGGCGTACCGGGTCTCCCGTAGCACGATCGAGGTAGTTCAGACGGCTGATGTGGCAGCGCCGAAGCACCCGGTGCACGGTCGATGGCGCGACCCCGGTCAAGGCAGCGAGCTGGACAGGGCCGATGCGCTTGCGCAGGCGCAGCGAGACGATTCGTTTCGTCGTTGCTGCTGGCGTCTTCGCGGGGCTGGTGTGTGGTCGGGAGGATCGGTCGGTCATGGGCTGCCCGGCTGCGTACCTGCTCGCCCATCGCTTGACGGTTGGCCATGAGCATTGGAATCGGGCGGCGACTTCGCGGATCAGGACTCCTTGGTCGACGACCAGTTGGGCGACCTTGAGTCGCGCTCGCGGGGTCAGGGCGGAGTTGGCATGACTCACAGACTCGGTTCCTTCACCCGGGCTGCCTCGGCGCGGGCCGTCGGCTGCTTGAACGCGTGCAGTGATAGCCACACGGCGACAAGGAGGCTCGCGATGCAGATTCCGAGTGCGACGTGGTAGCCGGTTTCGAATGCGTGACGGGCCGTGCCCTGCATCTGGGTGGGAACTGCATGGAGGTTTCCGGTGGCGATGGTGCCGGGGGCAGAGTGCGTGTGCCCGAATCGCGATGCGACCCAGGTGTGGTGCGTCACTGCCGCGCCGATGGCGCCGACGAGCGCGAGGCCTACGGCGGTACCGAGCTGGCGCGAGGAGTTCAGCACCGCCGAGGCAGCACCCGCGACGGGCGCGGAGACGTCGCGCATGGCCACGTGGGTGATCCCAGGAACCAGCAGTCCGAAACCGACTCCTGCGACCAGGTACCCGATGCCCGCCACGGCGAATGGGGTGGTTGGCGTCAAGGTGCTCAGTGCTGCCACACCGAGCGCTCCGGCCGCGCAGCCCGTGGTCACGATGGCACGTGGCGTGAAGCGTTGACTGAGTTTGCCGGCCATCTGCGCGGCCACTAGGAACGGGGTGTTCATCAGCAGCCACGACAGGCCGGTGTGAAGTGCGGACCAGCCGAGAACGTTCTGGAACATCAAGGTGACGTAGTAGAGCGTGCCGCTGAAGGCCAGGTAGCTGGTGAAGTAGATGAAGCAGGCACCGATGAACGCTGAGTTGCTGCGCACCGCTCTCGGTACCAAAGGATCGCTGGCGCGGCGTTGCCACTGCACGAACGCCACGAGAACGAGCCCGCCACCGATGAGCGGCAACAGGGTTCGTGCCGGATCCCAGGACACGTCAGTCGCGGTGATCAGCCCGAAAGTCACTGATGTCAGGCCCACCGACGCGAGCACGACACCCGGCACGTCAAGCGGCCGCGACTCGGACGTCGTAGCGGCCCGTGGGATGGTCAGCAGAATCAAGACAACCGTGACGACAATGATCGGGAGATTGGCCCAGAAGATCGTTGACCAGCCGAAGGCCGACAGCAGTAGGCCGCCGACGATCGGGCCCGCGCCGAAGCCAATGCCGCCGATCGCTGCCCACCAGCCGATCGCGTGACCGCGCTGTTCCGGCGGGTAGGTATCGGTCAGTACGGCGAGGGTGAGCGCCAAGATGTCGGCTCCGCCAACTCCCTGACCGATTCGCGCGCACACAAGCGCCACGGGGCTGGGTGCCAGCGCTGCTCCGGCGGAGCAGAGGCCGAAGACGACCAGACCGGCCAACAGGACCGGCCGGTGGCCAAGCCGATCACCGAGTGCACCCATCAACGGGATCAGTGCAGCCAGCCCGAGGGCGTAGCCGCTGATGATCCACTCCAACGAGCCTGGCGCCACTTGCAGCTCATGCTGGATCGTCGGGAGGGCGACATTGACGATCGTGACGTCGAGCTGGATCAAGAAGCCAGCCAGACACAAGGCCAGCAGCGCCATCCGGCGTCGTTGTCGGGCATCTAGGGTTGGCGCTGATTGGTTCGGGGTCATCACATCGTGCTCCAGTCACGTTCTCGCTCGTAGGCGTGTCACAGGCACTGACACCCCGCAACACGAGGACGTGACTGGATGGACTCTGCTGAACAGCTCAGCCGACACTTCGAAGAGAGCCGTCAACGGCTGACCGCACTGGCCTACCGGATCCTCGGCAACAGCGCGGATGCAGAAGACGCTGTCCAAGATGCCTGGGTGCGCCTCAGCCGTCCCGGCGCAACAGACGTCGCCGTCGTCACCAACCTCGATGGATGGATGACGACCGTCGTCTCACGCACATGTCTCAACAAGCTGAGAGCGCGAACCGCGCGACCCGAGAGTCCAACAGACGCAGCCGGGCCCGAACTCCACGTGCGCCCCGACCAGGCACTGAGCCCAGAGGATCAGGCTCTTCTCGCCGAGCAGGTCAGCCTGGCGCTCCACATCGTTCTACAAAGTCTGACGCCACCAGAGCGCCTCACGTTCGTGCTGCACGACTCCTTCGGAATGCCGTTCAGTGAGATCGCCAACGTCCTCGGCAAGTCGACCGAAGCTACCCGCAAACTCGCCAGCCGCGCGCGTCAACGAGTGCACGCCGTAGATCCCGCCGAGATTGAGACCAATCCCGCAAGTCAACGCAGCGTGGTCAACGCCTTCTTCGCAGCATCCCGCGACGGTGACATCGACACGCTTCTCACTCTGCTGCACCCCGAGATCACATTCCACGCCGACGGCGGAGCCACCCGGCCTGCCACGTCCGCCACGATTCGCGGCCCAGAGAACGTGACACGACGCGCAGCGACATTCGCCATCCCGGACGCCACGTTCCAGCCCATCACGCTAAACGGCAGCGCGGCTGTCGTCGTCCGCACCAACCACCAGCCCGTCTCGATCATGGCTTTCGTGATCTCCCACGGCCGAATCGTCCAGATCTACTCACTGCTCGACCAACCACGTATCGAGCAACTGGTCAA
This genomic window from Streptomyces sp. DG2A-72 contains:
- a CDS encoding ABC transporter permease; amino-acid sequence: MRGVNAALGAAGLAAFLALGEVVPRLGLVKDDYFPPTSRIADALGGELTDGAFWSALGDTLTGWALGLAIAACAGIVVGVVISVVPHLREATASTIEFLRPIPSVALIPLAVLLYGTELRSVLLLVVYASFWQVLIQTLYGVQDLDPVADETARSYGLGTWARIRHVLWPTALPYVMTGVRLAAAVALILAVTAELVIGAPGLGARIAVAQTSQAVPDMYALIVVTGLLGLLINVGARSVERRALAWHQSVRGEVAV
- a CDS encoding ABC transporter ATP-binding protein, which produces MHALLAVSGLKKVYEGSGRRVEAVRDLTFTVDAGELVCLVGPSGCGKTTLLKCMGGLLAPTAGEVLLEGRKVTGPPPGMAFVFQEYGRSLFPWMRVGENVELPLKQKDLSKARRRELVADALQSVGLADAAGAYPWQLSGGMQQRVAIARALAYEPRVLLMDEPFAAVDAQTRADLEDLVRGLWRERGITILFVTHDIDEAVYLGERVIVLSSSPTVIQEQLKVDLPDDRDQLHTRVAPRFAELRTHVYEQIQAAKRGETLPGPGKSIT
- a CDS encoding ABC transporter permease, whose protein sequence is MSRLLLRGSFVLALPALLVAGWWVASDGSTDVYWPPLRTILKTFPDVWTADRLQDDVLPSVLRLTGGYALAAVVGVALGTVIGSYRRVRAVCEPVLEFLRAVPPPVLVPVIMLFAGIGDTMKVTVIASGCVWPILLNTVEGVRAVDPVMAETARSYGITGSARLRNIVLRSASPQIFAGLRQALSIGIILMVISEMFAASNGLGFTIVQFQRGFAIPDMWTGILLLGLLGFLLSVVFQLVERRVLGWYHGLRASTRRSP
- a CDS encoding IclR family transcriptional regulator C-terminal domain-containing protein, with translation MPAAPRAPHFVRSFERGLAVIRAFDAEHPALTLSDVARACGLTRAAARRFLLTLADLGYVQTDGRRFRLTPRVLELGYSYLSSFTLPQIAEPHLEQLVAQVRESSSLCVLDGDDVVYVARVPTSRIMTASITVGTRFPAHVTSVGRVILAHLPDEEIEIRLARADLRPLTARTVVTADALRAELRRVRRQGHALVDQELEEGLRSVAAPVRDRDGEVVAGVNIAVHAGRNSVESVRRDLLPHLLATVARIEADVRITGPARAASPGTGTHR
- a CDS encoding dihydrodipicolinate synthase family protein — its product is MTATANRPWRGILVATALPLDDDLSVNHAKYAEHCAWLVENGCDGVVPNGSLGEYQVLTPEERAKVVETAVAAIGGERVMPGVAAYGSAEARRWAEQARDAGCASVMLLPPNAYRADERSVLAHYAEVAKAGVPIVAYNNPIDTKVDLVPELLAKLHGEGHIHAVKEFSGDVRRAYQLAELAPELDLLIGADDVLLELALASAKGWVAGYPNALPVATVELYRAAVGGDLATAKRLYEQLHPLLRWDSKVEFVQAIKLSMDIVGRHGGPVRPPRVPLLSEQEAAVRAATEKAVAAGLA
- a CDS encoding proline racemase family protein; amino-acid sequence: MRSKLVLHAVDSHTEGMPTRVITGGIGTIPGDTMNERRLYFREHRDDIKQLLMNEPRGHSAMSGAILQPPTRPDCDWGVVYIEVSGYLPMCGHGTIGVATVLVETGMVEVVEPVTTIRLDTPAGLVVAEVAVEDGAAKAVTLQNVPSFSVALDRKIALADGRTVTYDMAYGGNFYAILPLDEFGLPFDRSRKDDILKAALSLMEAINAEDEPVHPEDPSIHGCHHVHLYAPGSTVRHSRHAMAIHPGWFDRSPCGTGTSARMAQLHARGELPLNTEFVNESFIGTRFTGRLLATTEVADRPAVLPSFTGRAWITGTAQYLLDPADPFPAGFVL
- a CDS encoding ABC transporter substrate-binding protein; protein product: MRRRLFIGLTALSVLAAATACGSSDDGGASDPNASSGGTTTVKVGIIPIVDVAPLYLGQKKGFFSERGLKLELTPAQGGAAIVPGVVSGQFQFGFSNVTSLMVAQSNNVPIKAVVNGIASTGVKGKDFNGLMVKKGSSITSPKQLEGKKVAINTLKNINETVVRQSVRAAGGDPDKVQLVELAFDQMPAALDKGQIDAACVVEPATATIRSQGGVEIASPLVDIAPDLTVAMYFTSQQYEQQNPDVVKRFREATAQSLAYADSHPDEARAIMTTYTKIPADVLERVTLPKWPAEANRASIEALMKLGEEDGLFKKTPDLDALLP
- a CDS encoding GntR family transcriptional regulator; the protein is MPAQRTSAPTAAAPALPTVGGKKSSYRERVADALRAALIAGELRPGELYSAPTLAARFGVSATPVREAMLDLAKEGLVDTVPNKGFRVTEVSEEQLDEYTHIRALIEIPTVVDLARTADSVSLEALRPAAREIVAAAAAGDLIAYVEADTAFHLGLLAIVGNAHLVEVVGDLRKRSRLYGLTALLEGGRLMASAEEHLELLDALLARDEDAVREVMTRHLGHVRGLWAAHE